One Vespa crabro chromosome 4, iyVesCrab1.2, whole genome shotgun sequence DNA segment encodes these proteins:
- the LOC124423429 gene encoding gustatory receptor for sugar taste 43a-like isoform X1 yields MYFLIRKEFYDNTICEENILPVERVKRVEGTTEETKMHAKWNKHENRKRGNVKVSNIKNENMTVNRTIVNSDIFQALFPVYHISKVCGLLPVRFTKQAHGRYQGHLEVFDVIYCILLLGVIMGLEVWGLWREMKDGWENSIRLKSHSAVIPTCSDILGVIILAIIAVLGSPFRWKHGQIVLNKLSEIDETLGIVEPKKTRRYTIVLFACALTYLVIITSLDMCWWDHYSKANKKMSDKGPINYMPIYFMYMIIIILEIQYSLITYNVCQRFVRLNKCLEGILKTGKVTDHFRKDLGLAGDIKTREQPASYIRISKALEWYPVGFETKNFANYIAQLVTVHSSLCDTVSSINNAFGLVMVVITLTCLLHLIITPYFLIDEVNGNRQWLSIIDQTLWCILHVTRMLIIIQPTYSTTIQAKKTAVLVSQLLSSNPDVECRKHLEVFSLQILHRPLDFSACGLFSLDRSLVTSIAGAVTTYLVILIQFQKEDTTKDDVDNILKNATQILKNASSLHNFTTIKHNNT; encoded by the exons atgtATTTTCTGAtcagaaaagaattttatgataatactatttgcgaagaaaatattttaccgGTGGAACGTGTAAAACGTGTAGAAGGAACCACTGAAGAAACTAAAATGCACGCGAAATGGAATAAACATGAGAACA GGAAACGAGGAAATGTTAAAGTAAGcaatattaaaaacgaaaatatgacAGTGAACAGGACGATTGTGAATAGCGATATCTTTCAAGCTCTTTTTCCTGTTTATCATATCAGCAAGGTGTGTGGTTTGCTTCCAGTTCGTTTCACGAAACAAGCTCATGGCCGATACCAAGGTCATTTGGAAGTTTTCGATGTAATTTACTG CATATTACTTCTTGGAGTTATCATGGGTTTAGAAGTTTGGGGTCTATGGCGAGAAATGAAAGATGGCTGGGAAAATAGTATCAGACTAAAATCTCATTCAGCTGTAATACCAACTTGTAGTGATATTCTTGGAGTAATAATACTGGCTATTATTGCTGTATTAGGTTCGCCATTTCGCTGGAAACACGGACAGATTGTTCTTAATAAGTTGTCCGAG ATCGACGAAACATTGGGTATCGTTGAACCGAAGAAAACTCGTAGATATACCATTGTCCTATTCGCTTGCGCTCTTACCTATCTTGTTATAATAACGAGTCTCGATATGTGTTGGTGGGATCACTATTCAaaggcaaataaaaaaatgagtgACAAGGGTCCGATCAACTATATGCCTATTTATTTCATGTATATGATCATCATTATATTGGAAATCCAATATAGTCTTATCACATACAACGTGTGTCAGAGATTTGTGAGACTTAACAAATGTCTCGAAGGTATTTTAAAGACAGGCAAGGTGACCGATCATTTTAGAAAAGATCTTGGCTTGG CCGGTGATATTAAAACTCGAGAACAACCAGCTTCGTACATTCGTATATCCAAGGCCTTAGAATGGTATCCCGTTGGATTtg aaacgaaaaattttgCAAATTATATAGCTCAACTCGTGACAGTGCACTCGTCTCTATGCGATACGGTTTCTTCTATAAATAATGCCTTCGGTCTCGTAATGGTAGTAATCACGCTTACCTGCCTCTTGCATTTGATTATTACACCCTATTTTCTAATAGATGAAGTCAATGGAAATCGCCAATGGTTATCCATCATAGATCAAACTTTGTGGTGCATCTTACATGTCACGAGAATGCTTATAATCATACAACCTACTTATTCCACTACCATTCAG GCAAAAAAGACAGCCGTTCTCGTTAGTCAACTGCTTTCTTCTAATCCAGATGTGGAATGTAGAAAACACTTGGAGGTTTTTTCGCTTCAAATACTACATCGACCTTTGGACTTTAGTGCTTGTGGACTTTTCTCTTTAGATAGATCTCTCGTTACTTCG ATTGCCGGCGCGGTGACGACATATCTCGTAATTCTCATACAATTTCAAAAAGAAGATACTACGAAAGACGATGTAGataacattttgaaaaatgctacgcaaattttgaaaaatgccTCGTCTCTTCATAATTTCACAACGATCaaacataataatacataa
- the LOC124423429 gene encoding gustatory receptor for sugar taste 43a-like isoform X2, with the protein MRTVRKRGNVKVSNIKNENMTVNRTIVNSDIFQALFPVYHISKVCGLLPVRFTKQAHGRYQGHLEVFDVIYCILLLGVIMGLEVWGLWREMKDGWENSIRLKSHSAVIPTCSDILGVIILAIIAVLGSPFRWKHGQIVLNKLSEIDETLGIVEPKKTRRYTIVLFACALTYLVIITSLDMCWWDHYSKANKKMSDKGPINYMPIYFMYMIIIILEIQYSLITYNVCQRFVRLNKCLEGILKTGKVTDHFRKDLGLAGDIKTREQPASYIRISKALEWYPVGFETKNFANYIAQLVTVHSSLCDTVSSINNAFGLVMVVITLTCLLHLIITPYFLIDEVNGNRQWLSIIDQTLWCILHVTRMLIIIQPTYSTTIQAKKTAVLVSQLLSSNPDVECRKHLEVFSLQILHRPLDFSACGLFSLDRSLVTSIAGAVTTYLVILIQFQKEDTTKDDVDNILKNATQILKNASSLHNFTTIKHNNT; encoded by the exons ATGAGAACAGTAA GGAAACGAGGAAATGTTAAAGTAAGcaatattaaaaacgaaaatatgacAGTGAACAGGACGATTGTGAATAGCGATATCTTTCAAGCTCTTTTTCCTGTTTATCATATCAGCAAGGTGTGTGGTTTGCTTCCAGTTCGTTTCACGAAACAAGCTCATGGCCGATACCAAGGTCATTTGGAAGTTTTCGATGTAATTTACTG CATATTACTTCTTGGAGTTATCATGGGTTTAGAAGTTTGGGGTCTATGGCGAGAAATGAAAGATGGCTGGGAAAATAGTATCAGACTAAAATCTCATTCAGCTGTAATACCAACTTGTAGTGATATTCTTGGAGTAATAATACTGGCTATTATTGCTGTATTAGGTTCGCCATTTCGCTGGAAACACGGACAGATTGTTCTTAATAAGTTGTCCGAG ATCGACGAAACATTGGGTATCGTTGAACCGAAGAAAACTCGTAGATATACCATTGTCCTATTCGCTTGCGCTCTTACCTATCTTGTTATAATAACGAGTCTCGATATGTGTTGGTGGGATCACTATTCAaaggcaaataaaaaaatgagtgACAAGGGTCCGATCAACTATATGCCTATTTATTTCATGTATATGATCATCATTATATTGGAAATCCAATATAGTCTTATCACATACAACGTGTGTCAGAGATTTGTGAGACTTAACAAATGTCTCGAAGGTATTTTAAAGACAGGCAAGGTGACCGATCATTTTAGAAAAGATCTTGGCTTGG CCGGTGATATTAAAACTCGAGAACAACCAGCTTCGTACATTCGTATATCCAAGGCCTTAGAATGGTATCCCGTTGGATTtg aaacgaaaaattttgCAAATTATATAGCTCAACTCGTGACAGTGCACTCGTCTCTATGCGATACGGTTTCTTCTATAAATAATGCCTTCGGTCTCGTAATGGTAGTAATCACGCTTACCTGCCTCTTGCATTTGATTATTACACCCTATTTTCTAATAGATGAAGTCAATGGAAATCGCCAATGGTTATCCATCATAGATCAAACTTTGTGGTGCATCTTACATGTCACGAGAATGCTTATAATCATACAACCTACTTATTCCACTACCATTCAG GCAAAAAAGACAGCCGTTCTCGTTAGTCAACTGCTTTCTTCTAATCCAGATGTGGAATGTAGAAAACACTTGGAGGTTTTTTCGCTTCAAATACTACATCGACCTTTGGACTTTAGTGCTTGTGGACTTTTCTCTTTAGATAGATCTCTCGTTACTTCG ATTGCCGGCGCGGTGACGACATATCTCGTAATTCTCATACAATTTCAAAAAGAAGATACTACGAAAGACGATGTAGataacattttgaaaaatgctacgcaaattttgaaaaatgccTCGTCTCTTCATAATTTCACAACGATCaaacataataatacataa
- the LOC124423358 gene encoding PAXIP1-associated glutamate-rich protein 1 — MDRNEEEWSVECSDEEKYEVDSKSEWTLKSEDILSLIDGLEANNRVLELEWKCPGRRGPSPIPSCNRQQEHGSQEYKPEEKSDFDFMDEMSSPRLPVRRVGESTPKGSAKKKTASFNGVLSTMLRHRRLEQQEINSTSKKSEPNSPGLKTQPT, encoded by the exons atggatagaaacgaagaagagtGGTCTGTTGAATGTTCGGATGAAGAAAAGTATGAAGTTGATTCAAAA agCGAATGGACATTAAAGTCGGAAGATATACTTTCTTTAATTGATGGACTAgaagctaataatcgtgtactAGAACTTGAATGGAAATGTCCTGGTAGAAGAGGTCCTTCTCCAATTCCTTCTTGTAATCGTCAGCAAGAACACGGCTCGCAAGAATATAA ACCAGAAGAAAAGTCAGATTTTGACTTTATGGATGAAATGTCATCTCCCAGATTACCAGTTCGTAGAGTAGGAGAAAGTACTCCTAAAGGTAGTGCTAAGAAAAAAACTGCTAGTTTTAATGGTGTTTTGTCGACTATGTTGCGCCATCGTAGATTGGAACAACAAGAAATTAATTCAACTTCAAAGAAAAGTGAACCTAATTCACCAGGTTTAAAAACTCAACCAACTTaa
- the LOC124423460 gene encoding protein I'm not dead yet-like, which yields MAEEEDREVLEREESGRKTLDFLKTYWKIIYSILWPLSLLPLLIIYDSSEVRCAFVILIMAGYWITEVFPMAITSLLPIVLFPCLGVLSTDEACSCYMNDTIMVFIGGLILAVAIEHCNLHLRIALGVMKMVGCSHSRLLGGLCVVTTFISMWVSNTAATAMMLPIIFAILQELEEAGFGKMFIKVTDIKSPQEQILKPSKVTMSYLLIVAYSSTFGGTGTLVGTGTNLTFKGIYESTFPLAEGINFTDWMIASFPQMIVNSFLTWLYVRIAFLGYLRPKSKDALAATIGTEGEKIANNVVKARYSALGPISFHEIGVTLLFLICIFLWIFRKPGFVFGWSELITDIEIKDSTPVILVSILMFFIPKNPSFIYSWSKNPEKRPVKSSEGLITWKVIETKMPWSLMFLLGSGFAISKGSVHSSLAKTIGQTLTPLKSLPPIIIMTFICFFVGIITEFTSNVGIANITLPVIAQMSIAMELHPMYLMIPATLMCSFSFRLPVGTPPNALVTVAGHIPTKWLMMAGCLPSLYSLLVQILLFSTWGVFIYDIAEFPDWASDVTIKD from the exons ATGGCTGaggaagaagatagaga AGTCttggaaagggaagaaagcgGTAGAAAGACACTCGACTTCTTAAAAACctattggaaaataatttactcTATTCTCTGGCCTCTAAGTCTATTAccacttttaataatttacgatTCTTCG GAAGTTAGATGTGCCTTCGTCATATTGATAATGGCTGGATACTGGATAACAGAAGTATTTCCCATGGCAATCACTTCATTATTACCTATTGTCCTCTTCCCCTGTCTTGGTGTACTTAGCACAGACGAAgcatgttcttgttatatgaACGATACGATAATGGTCTTCATAGGTGGTTTGATACTTGCCGTAGCCATCGAACATTGCAACTTGCATCTTAGGATTGCCCTTGGAGTTATGAAAATGGTCGGTTGTAGTCATAGTCGACTACTTGGTGGTCTTTGCGTAGTCACCACTTTCATATCCATGTGGGTTTCTAACACAGCTGCAACGGCTATGATGTTACCAATTATTTTCGCTATCCTTCAGGAATTAGAAGAG GCTGGATTTGGTAAGATGTTCATAAAGGTGACTGACATAAAAAGTCCTCAAGAACA AATATTAAAACCCTCTAAGGTCACTATGAGCTATCTTTTAATTGTCGCATATTCTTCTACTTTTGGTGGAACGGGAACTCTCGTTGGTACCGGAACGAATCTTACATTCAAAGGAATTTATGAGAGTACCTTCCCTTTGGCCGAAGGAATCAATTTCACCGATTGGATGATAGCTTCGTTTCCACAAATGATCGTCAATTCTTTTCTCACTTGGCTTTACGTACGAATAGCTTTTTTGGGATATTTAAGACCAAAGAGTAAGGATGCCTTGGCAGCTACGATAGGCACAGAAGGCGAAAAAATTGCGAACAAT GTCGTAAAAGCGCGATATTCAGCTCTAGGTCCCATCTCATTTCACGAAATCGGCGTtactttactatttttaatatgtattttcttatGGATATTTAGAAAACCTGGTTTCGTCTTTGGATGGTCCGAACTTATAacagatat AGAAATAAAGGATTCGACACCAGTTATACTTGTTTCAATTCTTATGTTCTTCATACCAAAAAatccttctttcatttattcttgGAGCAAAAATC CTGAAAAAAGACCGGTCAAATCATCGGAAGGCTTGATAACTTGGAAAGTCATTGAAACTAAAATGCCATGGAGCTTAATGTTTTTACTAGGTAGTGGTTTTGCAATTTCGAAAGGAAGTGTTCATTCTTCCCTAGCTAAAACAATCGGCCAAACTCTCACACCACTTAAATCTTTACCacctattattataatgacatTCATCTGTTTCTTCGTGGGTATAATAACAGAATTTACATCGAACGTGGGCATTGCCAATATAACATTGCCAGTTATTGCGCAAATG AGTATTGCCATGGAATTACACCCTATGTATTTAATGATACCAGCTACGTTAATGTGCTCATTTTCATTCCGACTACCAGTTGGTACCCCACCAAATGCTCTCGTAACAGTCGCAGGTCATATTCCAACTAAATGGTTGATGATGGCAGGATGTCTACCCTCTCTTTACAGTTTATTAGTACAAATACTTTTATTCTCAACATGGGGTgtttttatttacgatattgCCGAATTTCCTGATTGGGCTTCAGATGTTactataaaagattaa
- the LOC124423688 gene encoding protein I'm not dead yet-like has protein sequence MVPIVFAVLYELERQGLGKVFNVIIDPNEPNADPELKPTNVTKAYFFAAAYASTFGGTGTLVGTPTNLVFKGIYESTYPEAEPITFGLWIAACFPQMAINSFILWIHLRIVYLGFLRPKSKDAKAAIIGPEGEKIANEVIKEKLKEIGFMSFHEIAVSILFLICIFLWIFRAPGFITGWAKLISDVEIKDSTATIFICLLMLYIPRDPDFIYYWSRNSRKKPSGPSEGLITWNMIQRKMPWRLIFLLGGGFAISKASNKSCLAMDLGRLLLPLQNLHPILLLAIILLFVGTLTEVTSNVGTGNIVIPIIAHMSSAIRVHPLYLMVPVTIMCSYAFRFPVSTPPNAIISIAAHIRTPMLITGGCLPAIYSLLIQILTFPFWGTFVFGIDKFPEWAEKTIIPSSTGHCT, from the exons ATGGTGCCTATTGTCTTTGCTGTTCTCTACGAATTGGAAAgg CAAGGACTAGGAAAAGTattcaacgttattatagatccAAATGAACCTAATGCTGATCC gGAATTGAAACCAACGAACGTGACGAAAGCTTATTTCTTCGCGGCAGCATACGCTTCTACATTCGGAGGCACTGGAACTTTAGTCGGTACACCAACGAATCTCGTCTTCAAAGGCATCTACGAAAGCACCTATCCAGAAGCAGAACCAATCACTTTTGGACTTTGGATCGCTGCTTGCTTTCCTCAAATGGCCATTAACTCCTTCATTTTGTGGATACATCTTCGAATAGTTTATCTCGGTTTTCTAAGACCAAAGAGCAAAGATGCCAAGGCTGCGATAATTGGTccagaaggagaaaaaatagcTAATGAA GTGATAAAAGAGAAGCTGAAAGAAATAGGTTTTATGTCGTTCCACGAGATCGCTGTATCGATACtctttttaatatgtatatttctctGGATATTCAGAGCTCCCGGATTTATAACAGGCTGGGCAAAACTTATTTCGGACGt GGAGATTAAGGATTCGACAGCTACTATTTTTATCTGCTTGCTGATGCTTTATATTCCTAGGGATCccgattttatatactattggAGTCGAAATT CTAGAAAAAAACCATCGGGTCCCTCCGAAGGTTTAATAACTTGGAATATGATTCAACGAAAGATGCCGTGGagattgatttttcttctcgGTGGTGGATTTGCTATCTCCAAAGCCAGCAATAAATCCTGTCTGGCTATGGATTTAGGTCGATTGTTGTTACCGTTACAAAATTTACACCCTATATTGCTATTGGCAATCATTTTGTTATTCGTTGGTACTCTAACGGAAGTAACGTCAAATGTAGGCACTGGAAATATcgttataccgataatagcaCACATG TCTTCTGCGATAAGGGTACATCCTCTTTATCTGATGGTGCCAGTGACAATAATGTGCTCCTATGCATTTCGATTTCCAGTCAGCACTCCACCAAACGCAATTATATCGATCGCGGCTCACATACGAACGCCAATGTTAATCACCGGCGGCTGTTTACCTGCAATATACAGCTTACTCATACAAATACTTACTTTTCCATTTTGGGGAACATTCGTTTTCGGCATCGACAAATTCCCGGAATGGgcagaaaaaacaataattccaAGTTCCACGGGACATTGCACTTAA
- the LOC124423461 gene encoding uncharacterized protein CG3556 isoform X1 produces MWGRASMAAVILFLAWLCIFVPCHGSNTELIPSDTETSTDAESEIILERATSWLWSQRDKDAGWGNDTHRVILVLRLGNLSRNDNVAPPAPLELQLSSKEMELEIVLLLWRHREVGFSPVRLARYTLALNAMCMDPRQFHGHDLIGTLQHHEPPTDYEFALTTLAACSAQAHVRKRQIRRLLDIANAAQDHNVDTVAMVILALRCIVQDHRHRNLHHFVRKPSIGLAQQQRLDGSFGDLHTTALVMQALEEVENEPGDNWNRSAALTWLMNQQRPDGSFSGDIRATAEALLGVSPRGLASIRALDCGQGLTDSSPPRLTTSNIADVATLENHSETLAATTTGSNNTSNTDTIITGTSIPIMVNVSYTLWVGSNVNETYNLTVSAPKNETFYGVMLLAAEMSPHFQFAASEWPNGHYVHTLAGYKEEPMSYHYWLLYRLPTPPDPSSPPGNQLVAPGGVDDLQVSEGEHYLFWYKKL; encoded by the exons ATGTGGGGTAGAGCTAGCATGGCAGCTGTGATTCTTTTCCTTGCCTGGTTGTGCATCTTCGTTCCTTGTCACG gAAGTAATACGGAACTTATTCCATCGGATACGGAAACATCTACGGATGCGGAATCAGAGATAATTTTAGAACGCGCTACTTCTTGGCTGTGGAGTCAGCGAGACAAGGATGCTGGATGGGGTAACGATACACACAGAGTGATTTTGGTCCTACGTTTGGGTAATCTATCACGTAATGATAACGTGGCACCACCTGCACCGTTAGAGTTACAACTCAGTTCAAAAGAGATGGAATTGGAGATAGTTCTCTTACTTTGGAG ACATAGAGAAGTTGGATTTTCTCCGGTTCGTTTGGCTCGTTATACTTTGGCCTTGAACGCTATGTGCATGGATCCAAGACAATTCCATGGACACGATTTGATCGGAACTTTGCAACATCACGAGCCACCGACTGATTATGAATTCGCACTTACTACTTTAGCTGCGTGCAGTGCTCAAGCTCACGTACGTAAACGACAAATACGTCGTTTATTGGACATTGCCAATGCTGCACAAGATCATAACGTTG ATACCGTGGCAATGGTGATACTGGCACTGAGGTGTATCGTTCAAGATCATAGACACAGAAATTTGCATCATTTCGTTCGAAAACCTTCGATTGGTTTGGCTCAACAGCAAAGATTAGACGGTAGCTTCGGTGACCTTCACACGACAGCATTGGTCATGCAAGCTTTAGAAGAAGTCGAGAACGAACCTGGAGACAATTGGAACAGATCAGCAGCCTTAACATGGTTGATGAATCAACAACGTCCGGATGGTTCATTCAGTGGGGATATTCGTGCTACGGCCGAGGCTCTACTTGGCGTTTCACCACGTGGTCTTGCTAGTATTCGTGCTCTCGATTGTGGACAAGGTCTGACGGATAGTTCACCACCTAGACTTACTACGAGCAACA TTGCAGATGTAGCGACCTTGGAGAATCATAGTGAGACGTTAGCAGCAACTACAACCGGAAGTAACAACACTAGTAATACGGATACCATTATCACCGGTACTTCGATACCGATCATGGTGAACGTTTCATATACACTTTGGGTCGGAAGTAACGTCAACGAAACGTACAATCTAACGGTTTCCGCGCCGAAAAATGAAACTTTCTATGGCGTAATGCTTTTAGCAGCGGAGATGTCACCACACTTTCAATTCGCCGCATCGGAATGGCCAAATGGACATTATGTCCACACATTGGCTGGTTATAAAGAAGAACCAATGTCTTATCATTATTGGTTACTCTATCGATTGCCAACACCACCGGATCCTTCCTCACCACCTGGAAATCAATTGGTTGCACCTGGAG gtGTCGATGATCTACAAGTCAGCGAAGGAGAACATTATCTCTTTTGGTATAAGAAGCTATGA
- the LOC124423461 gene encoding uncharacterized protein CG3556 isoform X2, whose protein sequence is MWGRASMAAVILFLAWLCIFVPCHGSNTELIPSDTETSTDAESEIILERATSWLWSQRDKDAGWGNDTHRVILVLRLGNLSRNDNVAPPAPLELQLSSKEMELEIVLLLWRHREVGFSPVRLARYTLALNAMCMDPRQFHGHDLIGTLQHHEPPTDYEFALTTLAACSAQAHVRKRQIRRLLDIANAAQDHNVDTVAMVILALRCIVQDHRHRNLHHFVRKPSIGLAQQQRLDGSFGDLHTTALVMQALEEVENEPGDNWNRSAALTWLMNQQRPDGSFSGDIRATAEALLGVSPRGLASIRALDCGQGLTDSSPPRLTTSNNVATLENHSETLAATTTGSNNTSNTDTIITGTSIPIMVNVSYTLWVGSNVNETYNLTVSAPKNETFYGVMLLAAEMSPHFQFAASEWPNGHYVHTLAGYKEEPMSYHYWLLYRLPTPPDPSSPPGNQLVAPGGVDDLQVSEGEHYLFWYKKL, encoded by the exons ATGTGGGGTAGAGCTAGCATGGCAGCTGTGATTCTTTTCCTTGCCTGGTTGTGCATCTTCGTTCCTTGTCACG gAAGTAATACGGAACTTATTCCATCGGATACGGAAACATCTACGGATGCGGAATCAGAGATAATTTTAGAACGCGCTACTTCTTGGCTGTGGAGTCAGCGAGACAAGGATGCTGGATGGGGTAACGATACACACAGAGTGATTTTGGTCCTACGTTTGGGTAATCTATCACGTAATGATAACGTGGCACCACCTGCACCGTTAGAGTTACAACTCAGTTCAAAAGAGATGGAATTGGAGATAGTTCTCTTACTTTGGAG ACATAGAGAAGTTGGATTTTCTCCGGTTCGTTTGGCTCGTTATACTTTGGCCTTGAACGCTATGTGCATGGATCCAAGACAATTCCATGGACACGATTTGATCGGAACTTTGCAACATCACGAGCCACCGACTGATTATGAATTCGCACTTACTACTTTAGCTGCGTGCAGTGCTCAAGCTCACGTACGTAAACGACAAATACGTCGTTTATTGGACATTGCCAATGCTGCACAAGATCATAACGTTG ATACCGTGGCAATGGTGATACTGGCACTGAGGTGTATCGTTCAAGATCATAGACACAGAAATTTGCATCATTTCGTTCGAAAACCTTCGATTGGTTTGGCTCAACAGCAAAGATTAGACGGTAGCTTCGGTGACCTTCACACGACAGCATTGGTCATGCAAGCTTTAGAAGAAGTCGAGAACGAACCTGGAGACAATTGGAACAGATCAGCAGCCTTAACATGGTTGATGAATCAACAACGTCCGGATGGTTCATTCAGTGGGGATATTCGTGCTACGGCCGAGGCTCTACTTGGCGTTTCACCACGTGGTCTTGCTAGTATTCGTGCTCTCGATTGTGGACAAGGTCTGACGGATAGTTCACCACCTAGACTTACTACGAGCAACA ATGTAGCGACCTTGGAGAATCATAGTGAGACGTTAGCAGCAACTACAACCGGAAGTAACAACACTAGTAATACGGATACCATTATCACCGGTACTTCGATACCGATCATGGTGAACGTTTCATATACACTTTGGGTCGGAAGTAACGTCAACGAAACGTACAATCTAACGGTTTCCGCGCCGAAAAATGAAACTTTCTATGGCGTAATGCTTTTAGCAGCGGAGATGTCACCACACTTTCAATTCGCCGCATCGGAATGGCCAAATGGACATTATGTCCACACATTGGCTGGTTATAAAGAAGAACCAATGTCTTATCATTATTGGTTACTCTATCGATTGCCAACACCACCGGATCCTTCCTCACCACCTGGAAATCAATTGGTTGCACCTGGAG gtGTCGATGATCTACAAGTCAGCGAAGGAGAACATTATCTCTTTTGGTATAAGAAGCTATGA